The uncultured Subdoligranulum sp. genomic sequence GCATCCGCCAGCATGGGGCCTACCTTACCAGGGACAAGCTGTGGGAGGTCGCCACTTCCCCGGAAGCCCTGCTGAAGCTCTGCACCGACCTGCTGGCTGAGCGCGAGAAAAACGCGGCGCTGCGGGAGGACAATGCCCGGCTGCAAAGCAAAGCCGTCTACTACGACCTGTTCATCGACCTGCACCACAGTACCAACCTGCGCACCACCGCCAAGGAGCTGGACGTGCCGGAGCGGCGCTTTGTCCGCTTCCTGCTGGAACGGCGATTCGTCTACCGAACCCCCTCCGGCTGCGTGCTGCCCTACGCCAAGAGCGCCAACGATGGGCTGTTCTGTGTGCGGGACTACTACCGCAACGGCCACACCGGCTCCTACACGCTGGTGACGCCCAAGGGCAAACTGCACTTTGCCGGTCTGCGTGACCTGATTCTGGTGACGGTATGACGGGCCGGTATCTTCTGCGGCGGCTGGTGGTCCCGCCTTAGTACCCAAGGCCACCCACTGCATAACCGACGAAGGGAGGGATGACCTATGCAGGAGGAAGTGGAAAATAGAACCCTGACGCTGATCGTCAGCGGCACCAAGTTTACCGGCAGGCTATTCAAAGCCGCCGTATCCAAGTACATGGCCCACCGCAAGGAGAAAAAGCTGGAGAAGCAGCGCAGCCGGGATTCTCCCGTCACCCCCAAGGGCAAGCAGACGGTAAAACAGCTCATCGGTCAGAACCAGGGCGTCTCCAACATCGAGATCAACGACCCATCCATCCGGGATTTTGAACGCATCGCCCGCAAGTACGGCGTGGACTATGCGGTGAAAAAGGACCGCAGCGCCTCCCCGCCCAAGTACCTGATTTTCTTCAAGGCCCGCGACGCCGACGCCCTGACGGCGGCATTCTCGGAGTACACCCAGAAGAAGGTCAAGAAGGCC encodes the following:
- a CDS encoding BRO family protein; the encoded protein is MNQMEIFKNPEFGSIRVIEEDGKFLFSGLDVANALGYSNSRASISRHCRYVTKRDVPHPQNSGKTIQMTFIPEGDVYRLIVHSKLPSAERFERWVFDEVLPSIRQHGAYLTRDKLWEVATSPEALLKLCTDLLAEREKNAALREDNARLQSKAVYYDLFIDLHHSTNLRTTAKELDVPERRFVRFLLERRFVYRTPSGCVLPYAKSANDGLFCVRDYYRNGHTGSYTLVTPKGKLHFAGLRDLILVTV
- a CDS encoding PcfB family protein, with translation MQEEVENRTLTLIVSGTKFTGRLFKAAVSKYMAHRKEKKLEKQRSRDSPVTPKGKQTVKQLIGQNQGVSNIEINDPSIRDFERIARKYGVDYAVKKDRSASPPKYLIFFKARDADALTAAFSEYTQKKVKKADRSERPSVLEKLSHFKELIKNAVVDRTKRKELER